A segment of the uncultured Desulfobulbus sp. genome:
ACTTTGCAGCAGGTGGGGTGCATTTCCTTCAGCCAAACAGGTGGGGCGATTCTGCCCTTTTGGTTGTTGGTCATCTGGGGAGCACTGGCCATGACACCCAATCACTGTCTGGCCTGGTTGAAAGGGCGATTGTTGCTCGCTGCCGTGTTCGGTGGGCTGGGAGGTCCTGCGGCCTATTGGGGCGGGGTTCGCCTTGGTGGGGCGAGTTTTCAATGGGACCTGGGAGTGTCATTGCTGGTCCTTGCGCTGATCTGGGCCATACTCTGGCCTGTTGTTATGCATTTCAGTGTAGTTTTTGATGATGAAGCCGAAGAGAAGACGTATCAAGGAGAA
Coding sequences within it:
- a CDS encoding DUF2878 domain-containing protein, whose translation is MKSVVNACLYQLCWFLAVLGGNAGAIVALGLILLHLLFSAKRRADLRMTLLLLFAGLLIDGTLQQVGCISFSQTGGAILPFWLLVIWGALAMTPNHCLAWLKGRLLLAAVFGGLGGPAAYWGGVRLGGASFQWDLGVSLLVLALIWAILWPVVMHFSVVFDDEAEEKTYQGEQI